The following are encoded in a window of Spirochaetota bacterium genomic DNA:
- the lysS gene encoding lysine--tRNA ligase codes for MSEEISDLIQQRIEKVEHLRAKGVNPYPIRYARTHMAAEARELFREDSQETASIAGRLRSKRVMGKASFVHVEDASGSIQVYARQDDLGEEKYEIFKTLDLGDIIGVSGFLFKTRQGEISIHAKDFAFLSKCIRPLPSVKEKDGVVFDEFSDVELRYRQRYVDLIVTPKTRQDFVLRSRLIAGIRDFLMKRGYIEVETPMMQAIPGGAAARPFTTHHNALDIDLFMRIAPELYLKRLIVGGFEKVFELNRNFRNEGISTKHNPEFTMLELYEAYADYHVMMDIAERMISSLAQELLGSMVISYQGTDIDLTPPWERITFVEIIKKFTGIDFSAITRVEEARTAAESLGMKADDDATLWEIANDIFEEKVEANLIQPVFVMDYPKELSPLAKSRDDNPEFVERFEPYIVGREIGNAFSELNDPFDQRARFEEQVRMREQGDDEAQRMDYDYINALEYGMPPAGGMGIGIDRLVMLFIDSASIKDSILFPLLRPEK; via the coding sequence ATGAGCGAAGAAATATCGGACCTGATCCAACAGCGCATCGAGAAAGTCGAACACCTGAGGGCAAAGGGCGTCAATCCCTATCCAATACGCTATGCCCGCACGCACATGGCGGCGGAGGCAAGGGAGCTCTTCCGGGAAGACTCCCAGGAAACGGCGAGCATCGCGGGACGGCTCCGTTCGAAGCGTGTCATGGGGAAGGCCTCCTTCGTTCACGTCGAGGACGCGAGCGGGAGCATACAGGTCTATGCGCGGCAGGACGACTTGGGCGAGGAAAAATATGAAATTTTCAAGACGCTCGACCTGGGCGACATCATCGGCGTGAGCGGTTTCCTGTTCAAGACCAGGCAGGGGGAGATAAGCATCCATGCGAAGGACTTCGCCTTCCTCTCGAAGTGCATCCGGCCCCTGCCCTCGGTAAAAGAAAAGGACGGAGTGGTTTTCGACGAATTTTCGGACGTCGAGCTGCGCTACCGCCAGCGTTACGTCGATCTCATCGTGACCCCCAAGACCAGGCAGGATTTCGTGCTGCGCAGCAGACTCATCGCGGGGATACGCGATTTTCTCATGAAAAGGGGCTATATCGAGGTTGAGACGCCCATGATGCAGGCCATACCGGGCGGCGCCGCGGCGAGGCCGTTTACCACGCATCACAATGCGCTCGATATCGACCTTTTCATGCGCATCGCCCCCGAGCTTTACCTGAAGCGCCTCATCGTAGGAGGCTTCGAGAAGGTCTTCGAGCTGAACCGCAATTTCAGGAACGAGGGCATCTCGACCAAGCACAATCCCGAATTCACGATGCTGGAGCTCTACGAGGCGTACGCGGATTACCATGTAATGATGGATATCGCGGAACGAATGATTTCCTCGCTGGCACAGGAGCTCCTGGGGAGCATGGTGATCAGCTACCAGGGGACCGATATAGACCTGACCCCTCCCTGGGAGAGGATCACCTTCGTGGAAATAATAAAAAAATTCACCGGTATCGATTTCTCCGCGATAACCCGCGTCGAGGAGGCCCGGACGGCCGCCGAATCGCTGGGAATGAAGGCGGATGACGACGCTACACTCTGGGAGATCGCGAACGATATCTTCGAGGAAAAGGTCGAGGCGAACCTCATCCAGCCAGTGTTCGTCATGGATTACCCCAAAGAGCTCTCCCCACTCGCGAAATCAAGGGACGACAATCCGGAGTTCGTGGAGCGCTTCGAGCCCTATATCGTGGGCCGGGAGATAGGCAACGCCTTCAGCGAGCTCAACGATCCATTCGACCAGAGGGCCCGATTCGAGGAACAGGTCCGGATGCGCGAACAGGGCGACGACGAGGCCCAGCGCATGGACTATGACTATATCAACGCGCTTGAATACGGCATGCCCCCGGCGGGAGGAATGGGGATCGGCATAGACCGCCTGGTGATGCTCTTCATCGATTCCGCGTCCATCAAGGACTCGATTCTATTCCCGCTCCTGCGGCCGGAGAAATAA
- a CDS encoding DedA family protein yields MGITEFLVDYITRLIAAGGYPAIFVLMGLESMVAPVPSEAIMPFAGFLIVEGQFSFAGVVAVSTLGSIAGSLISYYMGAWGGEPFVKRFGKYLLLDVHHLETTKSFFARYGEKAIFISRFIPVVRHLISIPAGVGKMNALKFSAYTIAGAGMWNAFLAWVGFVLKENWSEVRKYSEVVDIVVVAGILGVCAYFIYSQVKRVTGKGKNAAP; encoded by the coding sequence ATGGGCATAACCGAGTTTCTCGTCGATTATATCACCCGCCTCATCGCCGCCGGCGGGTATCCCGCGATTTTCGTGCTCATGGGGCTCGAAAGCATGGTAGCCCCCGTGCCCAGCGAGGCGATAATGCCGTTCGCGGGGTTTCTCATAGTGGAGGGCCAGTTCAGCTTTGCCGGGGTGGTGGCGGTAAGCACCCTGGGCAGCATAGCCGGATCCCTCATCTCGTATTACATGGGCGCCTGGGGGGGCGAGCCGTTCGTGAAACGGTTCGGGAAATACCTGCTCCTGGACGTCCATCACCTTGAAACAACGAAAAGCTTTTTCGCCAGGTACGGGGAAAAGGCGATCTTTATCAGCCGGTTCATACCCGTGGTACGCCATCTCATTTCGATACCGGCGGGGGTGGGAAAGATGAACGCGCTGAAATTTTCCGCCTATACGATCGCCGGCGCGGGGATGTGGAACGCCTTCCTCGCGTGGGTCGGGTTCGTGCTGAAAGAAAACTGGTCCGAGGTGCGAAAATACAGCGAGGTCGTCGATATTGTCGTGGTGGCGGGAATACTCGGCGTTTGTGCATATTTCATCTACAGCCAGGTGAAACGGGTAACGGGGAAGGGGAAAAATGCCGCCCCCTGA
- a CDS encoding TetR family transcriptional regulator translates to MPRRSQDILEKRKKQITSATYKVVSKKGYYNFTIRDIAREAGLSTGLVHYYFKDKDELLFTLLKMMNNNLREILVKELSTAKDPREKLKIFMDQAFRLLQREKEYFHVLIDFWTQINHNDRIRKANTKLYESYRVEIASILNEGIQLGIFPEMDVHYASAIIISVVQGMIIQYVLDQNSFNYDEYSERAKAHILDMVSRKEVISIARTGIESGKS, encoded by the coding sequence ATGCCGCGGAGAAGCCAGGACATACTGGAAAAACGTAAAAAGCAGATTACCAGCGCTACGTATAAAGTGGTAAGCAAAAAGGGCTACTACAACTTCACGATCCGCGATATCGCCCGGGAGGCGGGGCTTTCGACCGGGCTCGTGCACTACTATTTTAAGGACAAAGACGAATTACTTTTCACGCTCCTGAAGATGATGAACAACAACCTCCGGGAAATCCTCGTGAAGGAGCTCTCCACAGCAAAGGACCCTCGGGAAAAACTGAAAATTTTCATGGACCAGGCGTTCAGGCTGCTTCAGCGCGAGAAGGAATACTTCCATGTCCTGATAGATTTCTGGACGCAGATCAACCACAATGACAGGATCAGAAAAGCCAACACAAAGCTTTATGAAAGCTACCGCGTTGAAATTGCGAGCATTCTGAACGAGGGAATTCAATTGGGAATTTTTCCCGAAATGGACGTGCACTACGCTTCTGCGATTATAATCAGCGTCGTGCAGGGCATGATCATCCAGTACGTCCTGGACCAGAACTCTTTCAATTACGACGAATACAGCGAACGGGCGAAGGCGCATATCCTCGATATGGTTTCCCGCAAGGAAGTGATTTCAATCGCCCGAACCGGCATCGAATCCGGCAAATCCTGA
- a CDS encoding homoserine O-acetyltransferase → MSTVKFSENSVGLVETRSYTFARPPRELRLVSGKTLGPVTLAYETYGELAPEGNNAILVLHALSGSAHAAGFHSPDDQYPGWWDYYIGPGKAFDTDKYFVISSNVIGGCTGSTGPASTNPATDREYGLEFPIVTIQDMVNAQWHLVRHLGIRKLLAVTGGSMGGMQALQWAISYPEMVQSVIALASSSSLSAQGIAFNEVGRQAIFRDPHFNGGDYYTGKRPDDGLSLARMIAHITYLSDKLMHEKFGRKLRNHELPAFNFNSEFMVESYLHHQGIKFVNRFDANSYLYISKAIDYFDLKADYNGSLVAAFESVASDFLIISYTSDWLYPSEQSVEIVKALRTNGKNVVYTEIETDFGHDTFLLDDERTQRNISNFLRSEFEKTRA, encoded by the coding sequence ATGAGCACGGTGAAATTTTCTGAAAATTCAGTAGGCCTGGTCGAGACCCGATCCTATACCTTCGCACGGCCGCCTCGGGAACTCAGGCTGGTGTCGGGGAAGACGCTGGGCCCGGTGACGCTCGCGTATGAAACCTACGGCGAGCTTGCCCCGGAGGGAAACAACGCGATCCTCGTACTGCACGCGCTCTCCGGATCGGCGCACGCGGCGGGTTTTCATTCCCCCGATGACCAATACCCCGGATGGTGGGACTATTATATCGGCCCCGGCAAAGCCTTCGATACGGATAAATACTTCGTCATAAGCTCCAACGTGATCGGCGGGTGCACCGGCTCCACCGGGCCCGCCTCCACAAACCCGGCCACGGACAGGGAATACGGGCTCGAATTTCCCATAGTCACGATCCAGGACATGGTGAACGCCCAGTGGCACCTGGTCCGCCACCTGGGGATACGCAAACTGCTCGCGGTCACCGGCGGATCCATGGGCGGGATGCAGGCGCTCCAGTGGGCCATTTCCTACCCGGAGATGGTTCAGTCGGTGATCGCGCTGGCGAGCTCGAGCTCCCTCTCCGCGCAGGGGATCGCGTTTAACGAGGTGGGGCGCCAGGCCATATTCAGGGACCCGCATTTCAACGGGGGCGATTATTACACGGGGAAGAGGCCCGATGACGGGCTCTCGCTCGCGCGCATGATCGCTCATATCACGTACCTGAGCGACAAGCTCATGCATGAAAAATTCGGAAGGAAGCTTCGCAATCACGAGCTTCCCGCGTTCAATTTCAATTCCGAGTTCATGGTGGAATCGTACCTCCATCACCAGGGGATCAAGTTCGTAAACAGGTTCGACGCGAATTCGTACCTGTATATCAGCAAGGCCATCGACTACTTCGACCTTAAGGCCGATTACAACGGAAGCCTGGTCGCCGCGTTCGAGAGCGTGGCCTCGGATTTCCTTATTATCAGCTACACCTCGGACTGGCTTTACCCGAGCGAACAGTCCGTGGAAATAGTCAAGGCGCTCCGCACCAACGGGAAGAACGTGGTATACACCGAGATCGAGACCGATTTCGGGCACGACACCTTCCTGCTCGACGACGAGCGGACGCAGCGCAATATCAGCAATTTCCTGAGAAGCGAATTTGAAAAGACCAGGGCATGA
- the metW gene encoding methionine biosynthesis protein MetW: MKRPGHELNGSRIGYQQIIDEIPEGARVLDLGCGDGMLLDVLRQRKNAETFGVEISQEGVSQCLEKGLYCYQGDIDSGLADYRDDSFDYVILNQTLQDTKKPEYVIREIMRIGKNAIVSFPNFGYIGNRLKLLTGGTMPRNRLFPFRWYETPNIHLLTIRDFQDFCLEYGYPFRKESHFSMAGGKTASVKRFPNFRAEYGFFVLDGSLYKQRREAIA, from the coding sequence TTGAAAAGACCAGGGCATGAATTGAACGGTTCCCGCATTGGGTACCAGCAGATCATCGACGAGATCCCCGAAGGCGCGCGCGTCCTCGACCTGGGCTGCGGCGACGGGATGCTGCTCGACGTGCTGCGGCAGCGAAAAAACGCGGAAACGTTCGGGGTCGAGATTTCGCAGGAAGGGGTGAGCCAGTGCCTGGAGAAGGGCCTGTACTGCTACCAGGGCGACATCGACAGCGGGCTCGCCGACTACCGTGACGATTCCTTCGATTACGTCATCCTCAACCAGACCCTGCAGGACACCAAGAAGCCGGAATACGTTATCCGTGAAATCATGCGCATCGGTAAAAACGCGATCGTGAGCTTCCCGAACTTCGGCTATATCGGCAATCGCCTGAAGCTCCTGACCGGGGGCACCATGCCCAGGAACAGGCTTTTCCCGTTCAGGTGGTACGAGACCCCTAATATTCACCTGCTTACCATTCGCGACTTCCAGGATTTCTGCCTGGAATACGGGTACCCCTTCAGGAAGGAGTCGCATTTCTCGATGGCCGGCGGGAAGACCGCTTCCGTAAAGCGATTTCCCAATTTCCGCGCCGAATACGGATTCTTCGTCCTGGACGGGAGCCTCTATAAGCAGAGGAGGGAAGCCATTGCCTGA